The Anopheles maculipalpis chromosome 3RL, idAnoMacuDA_375_x, whole genome shotgun sequence genomic sequence ccaacaccaacatccccaacaccaacatcccccacaccaacatcccccacaccaacatctcaCACACGAACATCACCCACACAAACATCCCCTACACCAACAACcgctacaccaacatccccaacaccaacatccccaacaccaacatcccccacacctacatcccccactccaacatctcctacaccaacatccctAACTacaacatctccaacaccaacatctccagaaccaacatcaccgacaccgacatccccaacaccaacatcccccacaccaacatcccccacaccaacattccccacaccaacatccccaacaccaacatctccaacaccaacatctccagaaccaacatcaccgacaccaacatcaccgacaccaacatcgccaactccaacatcccccacaccaacatcccccacaccaacatcccctaCACCAACAACTGCTataccaacatccccaacaccaacatccacaacaccaacatctccaacaccaacatctccaacaccaacatctccagaaccaacatcaccgacaccaacatcaccgacaccaacatcgccaactccaacatcccccacaccaacatcccccacaccaacatcccccacaccaacatcccccacaccaacatcccccacaccaacatcccccacaccaacatccccaaaaccaacatccccaactacaacatctccaacaccaacatctccagaaccaacaccaccgacaccgacatccccaacaccaacatcccccacaccaacatcccccacaccaacatctaccacaccaacatcacccacacaaacatcccccacaccaacatctcctacaccaacaaccccaacaccaacatccccaacaccaacatctccaacaccaacatcccccactccaacatccccaacaacaacatccccaacaacaacatccccaacaccaacatccccaacaccaacatccccaacaccaacatctccagaaccaacatcaccgaaaccaacatcaccaacaccaacatcccccacaccaacatcccccactccaacatctcctacaccaacatccccaacaacaacatccccaacaacaacatccccaacaccaacatccccaacaccaacatctccaacaccaacatctccagaaccaacatcaccgacaccaacattacctacaccaacatcccccacaccaacatccccaacaccaacatcccctaCACCAACAACcgctacaccaacatccccaacaccaacatcctcaacaccaacatctccaacaccaacatctccaacaccaacatctccagaaccaacatcccccacaccaacatcatcGACACCAACATCGCCAACTTCAACATCCctcacaccaacatcccccacac encodes the following:
- the LOC126560400 gene encoding uncharacterized protein LOC126560400, with product PTPTSPTPTSPTTTSPTTTSPTPTSPTPTTATPTSPTPTSSTPTSPTPTSPTP